A genomic region of Streptosporangium lutulentum contains the following coding sequences:
- the tgmB gene encoding ATP-grasp ribosomal peptide maturase, giving the protein MPISPQIVLVITSIEDATANLVIRALNERQVQVARVDPADIGADLMFSARIDKDRTKWTGRLRTPSREITLEEVGAVYYRRPSLWRFTELERQAQQFAVTEARHGLGGLLESLPVCRYVNHPADISEADFKATQLQVAAQVGFKVPATLISNDPEAIRKFVAEHEPTIYKSFRGAPSTLDGHVAAIWTQRVTQQDLDDSLSVTAHLFQEEVRKVADARVTVIGRTVFASRITTPDGALDWRSGDWDALVYDAIDVPKPIKDALRAYLDHFGLAFGAFDFALEACDSWTFIECNPNGQWGWLPGSDAMAHAFADVLLEGWWP; this is encoded by the coding sequence ATGCCGATCTCACCACAGATCGTATTGGTCATCACGTCAATAGAGGACGCCACCGCCAATCTGGTCATCCGGGCGCTGAACGAGCGTCAGGTACAGGTCGCCCGTGTCGACCCCGCCGATATCGGCGCTGACCTGATGTTCAGCGCCCGCATCGACAAGGACCGCACGAAGTGGACTGGGCGGCTCCGAACGCCGAGTCGTGAGATCACACTGGAGGAGGTCGGGGCGGTGTACTACCGCCGCCCCAGCCTCTGGCGCTTTACGGAGCTGGAGCGGCAAGCTCAGCAGTTCGCCGTGACCGAGGCCAGGCACGGGCTGGGCGGACTGCTGGAGAGCCTGCCGGTCTGCCGCTACGTCAACCACCCCGCCGATATCAGTGAGGCCGATTTCAAAGCCACGCAGCTACAGGTGGCCGCCCAGGTGGGTTTCAAAGTGCCTGCCACGCTGATATCGAACGACCCGGAGGCGATCAGGAAATTCGTCGCTGAACATGAGCCAACCATCTACAAATCGTTCCGAGGCGCTCCGTCTACCCTGGATGGTCATGTCGCTGCGATATGGACACAACGGGTAACCCAGCAAGACCTTGACGACTCCTTGTCCGTGACCGCTCACCTCTTCCAAGAGGAAGTGCGTAAGGTCGCCGACGCCAGGGTGACCGTGATTGGTCGAACCGTGTTCGCGAGCAGAATCACCACCCCCGACGGCGCGCTCGACTGGCGCAGCGGCGATTGGGATGCACTGGTCTACGACGCCATCGACGTGCCCAAGCCGATCAAGGACGCTCTACGCGCCTACCTTGACCACTTCGGCCTGGCATTCGGAGCGTTCGACTTCGCTCTTGAAGCGTGCGATTCCTGGACCTTCATCGAATGTAACCCCAACGGGCAGTGGGGCTGGCTGCCCGGCTCCGATGCGATGGCGCACGCTTTCGCTGATGTTCTGTTGGAAGGATGGTGGCCATGA
- a CDS encoding site-specific integrase, giving the protein MPGAQGVTLGRAARSFLGRDDLDAETIRSYGQTLRRLCLTLGDQTPLASLTADQVARAFAMAWGEAAAKTWNRHRSAVRSFGAWTSSDHLAAGLDRRAETRPRTETIGSAQLQALWSRPDLPLRERTLWRLLHESAAGVRTVLSLNVEDLDLDDRRARAGDTWVSWRSGTARLLPDLVGGRTRGPLFLADRRPGPSRTPARADLCPETGRGRLSYERAEYLFKQATKPLEPAGNGYTLRQLKRRT; this is encoded by the coding sequence GTGCCCGGCGCGCAGGGCGTCACCCTCGGGCGGGCCGCTCGGAGTTTCCTGGGACGCGACGACCTGGACGCCGAGACGATCCGCTCGTACGGGCAGACTCTGCGGCGCCTCTGCCTGACCCTGGGCGATCAGACGCCGCTGGCCTCCCTGACCGCCGACCAGGTGGCGCGGGCGTTCGCGATGGCCTGGGGTGAGGCGGCGGCCAAGACGTGGAACAGGCACCGGTCGGCCGTCCGGTCGTTCGGCGCCTGGACGTCTTCGGACCACCTCGCGGCGGGTCTCGACCGGCGTGCCGAGACCCGTCCCCGGACGGAGACGATCGGCTCGGCACAGCTCCAGGCGCTCTGGAGCCGCCCCGACCTGCCTCTGCGCGAACGGACCCTGTGGCGGCTCCTGCACGAGTCGGCGGCCGGGGTGAGGACCGTCCTGTCCCTGAACGTCGAGGACCTGGACCTGGACGACCGCCGGGCCCGCGCGGGCGACACCTGGGTGAGCTGGCGTTCCGGGACCGCCCGGCTCCTGCCCGACCTGGTCGGCGGCCGGACCCGGGGTCCCCTGTTCCTCGCCGACCGCAGGCCCGGGCCGTCCCGTACCCCGGCGCGGGCAGATCTGTGCCCGGAGACGGGCCGAGGCCGCCTGTCCTACGAACGGGCCGAGTATCTCTTCAAGCAGGCCACCAAGCCCCTGGAGCCGGCGGGCAACGGTTACACCCTCCGGCAGCTCAAGCGCCGCACCTGA
- a CDS encoding DUF6879 family protein, giving the protein MTELFSKAQHSVTHLELRDTYGSGGPGYRAWREGASLEAAAQIDEPFVAPWVELVRSTTERGVTFRRARVISEPVTKYIRFEHAATGYSNLAGGEQVRWLPRPQARGIAVPGCDFWQFDDGPVCWIFQTGEGDPAGYVLSEDPDEATLCSTAFEAVWELAFDHSEYEPS; this is encoded by the coding sequence TTGACTGAGCTGTTCTCGAAGGCCCAGCACTCGGTGACGCACCTGGAGTTACGCGACACCTATGGCTCCGGAGGCCCCGGCTATCGCGCGTGGCGCGAGGGGGCCTCGCTGGAGGCCGCCGCCCAGATAGACGAGCCCTTTGTGGCTCCCTGGGTGGAGTTGGTGCGGTCTACCACGGAGCGCGGGGTTACGTTCCGCCGTGCCCGTGTCATCTCAGAACCGGTCACCAAGTACATCCGTTTCGAGCACGCCGCGACCGGTTACTCCAACCTGGCCGGTGGCGAGCAGGTTCGCTGGCTTCCTCGCCCGCAGGCGAGAGGAATTGCAGTACCGGGATGTGACTTCTGGCAATTCGATGACGGGCCGGTGTGCTGGATCTTCCAGACCGGGGAGGGCGATCCGGCCGGTTACGTCCTGTCGGAGGACCCGGACGAGGCCACGTTGTGCTCCACGGCCTTCGAGGCCGTCTGGGAACTGGCATTCGACCATTCGGAGTACGAGCCCTCCTGA
- the tgmA gene encoding putative ATP-grasp-modified RiPP — MTATAAPWGLTRMTERLPADPSPYAAFRLDSDTQITNFYDAHGAIIDMGKDSTSSTYQTITTSKGGGGDGSGGSSPMADDSTNDHRSD; from the coding sequence ATGACAGCGACGGCTGCCCCCTGGGGCTTAACCCGGATGACCGAACGTCTTCCCGCAGATCCATCACCGTATGCCGCATTTCGGCTCGACTCTGACACTCAGATCACCAACTTTTACGACGCGCACGGCGCGATCATAGATATGGGTAAGGACAGCACCAGTTCGACCTACCAGACGATCACCACGTCGAAGGGTGGCGGCGGAGACGGCTCAGGGGGCTCCTCCCCGATGGCAGACGACTCTACAAACGACCACCGGTCGGACTAG
- a CDS encoding YciI family protein gives MRYLMMSKASDTAPDEKLYVEMAKFVEELTAAGALLATGGLEPGGVRITSSGDTITMTDGPFAEAKEAVVGFALIEVRSKEEAIELARRFRRIVGDGESIMQQVFGP, from the coding sequence ATGCGCTACCTGATGATGTCCAAGGCCTCCGACACCGCCCCCGACGAGAAGCTGTACGTCGAGATGGCCAAGTTCGTCGAGGAGCTGACCGCGGCGGGTGCACTACTGGCCACCGGTGGCCTTGAGCCGGGCGGTGTCCGCATCACATCCTCCGGCGACACGATCACGATGACCGACGGGCCGTTCGCCGAGGCCAAGGAGGCCGTGGTCGGCTTCGCGCTGATCGAGGTCCGTTCCAAGGAGGAGGCGATCGAGCTGGCCCGGCGCTTCCGCAGGATCGTCGGTGACGGCGAGAGCATCATGCAGCAGGTCTTCGGCCCCTGA
- a CDS encoding RraA family protein, protein MNDVTEFEDIPPTTLADVLGREQVMDIGIRPLWPSIRRVAGPAFTVRCPPGDNLMLHAAIYRAEPGSIIVVEAGDVDYAVAGGNVCAVAQRRGIAAFVVDGVIRDLAEVREMDFPVFARGVIPVPGTKAAVGPLNGRVRCGGVDVRAGDVVVADEEGIVVTPGARREQVLLDAQTRLAKEAGETLDAWEAAHRARIDKILGENGFE, encoded by the coding sequence ATGAACGACGTCACCGAATTCGAGGACATCCCCCCGACCACGCTCGCCGATGTCCTGGGACGCGAGCAGGTCATGGATATCGGCATTCGCCCACTGTGGCCCTCGATCCGGCGAGTCGCCGGCCCGGCGTTCACCGTACGGTGCCCTCCGGGTGACAACCTCATGCTTCACGCGGCCATCTATCGCGCGGAGCCCGGCTCGATCATCGTCGTCGAAGCGGGTGACGTGGACTACGCCGTCGCCGGAGGGAACGTCTGTGCCGTCGCTCAACGTCGGGGGATCGCGGCGTTCGTGGTCGACGGGGTGATCCGTGACCTCGCCGAGGTGCGCGAGATGGACTTTCCCGTCTTCGCCAGGGGAGTCATCCCCGTGCCCGGAACCAAGGCGGCCGTCGGGCCGCTCAACGGCCGGGTGCGGTGCGGCGGGGTGGACGTGAGGGCCGGCGACGTCGTGGTGGCCGACGAAGAGGGCATCGTGGTCACTCCCGGCGCCCGTCGGGAGCAGGTGCTCCTCGACGCTCAGACGAGGCTGGCCAAGGAGGCCGGCGAAACCCTCGACGCGTGGGAGGCCGCGCATCGCGCCCGCATCGACAAGATCCTGGGCGAGAACGGCTTCGAATAA
- the trpD gene encoding anthranilate phosphoribosyltransferase → MTAAQSSPPVGRTTWSALLGALLDGESLSAARIAWATDQIRTGAATGAQIAGFAVALRAKGETVAEVSGLAEGLLGHSVPIEISGDLVDLVGTGGDQAHTVNISTMAAVVAAAAGVKMVKHGGRAASSSSGSADLLEELGVDISLPPEQTAQVAEEVGITFCFAPLFNSALRHTTGPRRELGIPTVFNFLGPLLNPARPRAQAVGVAHSRMAAVIAGVLAGRGGSSLVFRGDDGLDELTTSGPSTVWVVRHGTVTETRFDPADLGLAPVALEDLRGADAVYNARIARAVLAGEPGPVRDIVLLNAAAAVVAAEGAPAPDALTEALRQACKRTAEAVDSGAASALLDRWIDVSRSLRPA, encoded by the coding sequence ATGACCGCAGCACAATCCAGCCCGCCGGTGGGCCGTACGACCTGGTCCGCGCTTCTCGGCGCGCTCCTCGACGGCGAGTCGCTGTCGGCCGCCCGGATCGCGTGGGCGACGGACCAGATCAGGACCGGTGCGGCGACCGGCGCGCAGATCGCCGGATTCGCCGTCGCCCTGCGGGCCAAGGGGGAGACCGTCGCCGAGGTGTCCGGGCTCGCCGAGGGCCTGCTCGGCCACAGCGTCCCGATCGAGATCTCCGGCGACCTGGTCGACCTGGTCGGCACCGGCGGGGACCAGGCCCACACCGTCAACATCTCCACCATGGCCGCCGTCGTCGCGGCGGCCGCCGGCGTGAAGATGGTCAAGCACGGGGGCAGGGCGGCCTCGTCCTCCTCCGGTTCGGCGGACCTCCTGGAGGAACTGGGCGTGGACATCTCCCTGCCTCCGGAGCAGACCGCTCAGGTCGCCGAGGAGGTCGGTATCACCTTCTGCTTCGCCCCGCTCTTCAACTCGGCGCTGAGGCACACGACCGGTCCGAGGCGCGAGCTCGGCATTCCGACCGTGTTCAACTTCCTCGGCCCACTGCTCAATCCCGCCCGGCCCCGCGCGCAGGCGGTCGGCGTCGCCCACTCTCGGATGGCCGCGGTCATCGCGGGCGTCCTCGCCGGGCGCGGCGGCTCCTCGCTGGTCTTCCGCGGCGACGACGGGCTGGACGAGCTCACCACGTCCGGTCCCTCGACGGTCTGGGTCGTACGGCACGGCACGGTGACCGAGACCCGGTTCGACCCCGCCGACCTGGGCCTCGCCCCCGTCGCCCTTGAGGATCTCCGCGGCGCGGACGCCGTGTACAACGCCCGAATCGCCCGGGCGGTGCTGGCGGGAGAACCGGGGCCGGTGCGTGACATCGTGCTGCTCAACGCCGCCGCCGCCGTCGTGGCGGCCGAGGGCGCCCCGGCTCCGGACGCTCTCACCGAGGCGCTCCGGCAGGCGTGCAAGCGCACCGCCGAGGCCGTCGACTCCGGCGCGGCCTCGGCCCTCCTGGACCGCTGGATAGACGTCAGCCGCTCACTGCGCCCCGCGTGA
- a CDS encoding DUF5753 domain-containing protein, with protein sequence MPEEIPNLIAASRNAESAYLEWRRVSRSQRHMQDLALKLFSEPQYRFYSSNLVPWPLQVPAYMRAIMLRFNDFHQSTANDVEEAVKVRLARRRFLKDGSRSCALIIEESVLRNRLFDDDTTLDQLRYLLVGMRQPNVSLGIIPSTARRMQKLTETFHIYGEKTVSIELTSAMITITRPWEIDLYVRCFNRLAGSAVYGAAAEDIIKAAIEALE encoded by the coding sequence GTGCCAGAGGAGATCCCAAATCTGATCGCGGCCAGCCGCAACGCAGAGAGCGCCTACCTGGAATGGCGCCGGGTCAGTCGCAGCCAGAGGCACATGCAGGATCTGGCACTGAAGCTGTTCAGCGAGCCCCAGTACCGCTTCTACAGTTCCAATCTGGTTCCCTGGCCCTTGCAGGTGCCCGCCTACATGCGGGCCATCATGCTTCGCTTCAACGATTTTCATCAGTCCACAGCCAACGATGTCGAGGAAGCTGTAAAAGTGCGGCTGGCCCGTCGCCGCTTTCTGAAGGACGGATCACGCAGCTGCGCCCTGATCATTGAAGAATCGGTACTGCGTAACCGGCTTTTTGATGACGATACGACCCTTGACCAGCTTCGGTATCTGCTGGTCGGGATGCGCCAGCCGAACGTCTCACTCGGCATTATCCCTTCGACTGCCCGTCGCATGCAGAAGCTGACCGAGACGTTCCACATATACGGCGAGAAGACGGTGTCCATCGAGCTGACCTCGGCCATGATCACGATCACCCGGCCGTGGGAGATCGATCTCTATGTGAGGTGCTTCAACAGACTCGCCGGGAGTGCTGTCTACGGGGCCGCCGCCGAGGACATCATCAAGGCAGCCATCGAAGCCCTGGAGTAA
- a CDS encoding DUF6461 domain-containing protein — MSGTTAADYVWFNEQYGDTLAVSGFCVTFVKDLTPVEALNQIGVVIEEGADPDDIDGFDEYPIVASAAAGGTILVEQGGYSCSLDDVANRLSRGTVTATVFRNVNFDQAFIQSENGSVVLTFDSDMPYDRSCHSDRMLSHMRDLGMPLEESDAPDPNYILTAFALAERATGVRLLPAHIDKPTLLGTTEHLC; from the coding sequence ATGAGTGGCACGACAGCGGCGGATTACGTCTGGTTCAACGAGCAGTACGGCGACACCCTGGCCGTCTCGGGATTCTGCGTCACCTTCGTCAAGGACCTGACGCCCGTGGAGGCCCTCAACCAGATCGGCGTCGTCATCGAGGAGGGCGCCGACCCCGACGACATCGACGGTTTCGACGAGTATCCCATCGTCGCGAGCGCGGCCGCCGGGGGAACGATCCTCGTCGAGCAGGGCGGCTACTCGTGCAGCCTGGACGATGTGGCGAACCGTCTCTCCCGGGGCACGGTGACAGCGACGGTGTTCCGCAATGTCAACTTCGACCAGGCATTCATCCAGTCCGAGAACGGCAGCGTGGTCCTCACCTTCGACTCGGACATGCCGTACGACCGTAGCTGCCACTCCGACCGGATGCTGTCGCACATGCGCGACCTCGGCATGCCCCTCGAAGAGTCCGACGCCCCGGACCCGAACTACATCCTGACCGCCTTCGCCCTGGCCGAGCGTGCCACCGGCGTACGGCTGCTGCCCGCCCACATCGACAAGCCCACCCTGCTCGGAACGACCGAGCACCTCTGCTGA
- the tgmC gene encoding ATP-grasp peptide maturase system methyltransferase, whose protein sequence is MSGMAAKLRLALADQVGSPGWHEALEAVPREPFLGEAVYRVDETRADQWSPVHRAEVTEEEWLTLAYTDATWVTQVAGVLAEDATGIVTGSPSSSSTFPSLVVLMLEAAQISEGDRVLEIGTGTGYSTSLMCQRLGQEAVTSIEYDSKVADRARKAIAEVGYAPTLVVGDGLHGYDENAEYDRLIATCSVRTIPAAWMRQVRKGGTITAPIWGWMSGVAFAHLTLADEGSASGHFLKEDLYFMTARSHLPPPRPPLVTGTGDASRSKIDPAILEDEAALFVAQLAAPAAQRSMVGDVTILLDVGTGSRADTKPNPDGGWTVHQHGPVRLWDAVEEAVLTWQDAGSPHQSAFGLTVTRDRQYVWLGEPNGRSWDLPA, encoded by the coding sequence ATGAGCGGCATGGCCGCGAAGCTCCGCCTCGCGCTGGCGGATCAGGTCGGTTCTCCCGGCTGGCACGAGGCACTGGAGGCGGTACCGCGCGAGCCGTTCCTGGGCGAGGCCGTCTATCGGGTCGATGAGACCCGTGCCGATCAGTGGTCCCCTGTCCATCGCGCTGAGGTGACCGAGGAAGAGTGGCTGACCCTGGCCTACACCGACGCGACATGGGTGACCCAGGTGGCAGGAGTCCTGGCCGAAGACGCGACCGGCATCGTGACCGGGTCGCCGAGCTCCTCCTCCACATTCCCCAGCCTGGTCGTGCTGATGCTGGAGGCCGCGCAGATCTCCGAAGGTGACAGGGTGCTGGAGATCGGCACCGGCACCGGCTACTCAACGTCGTTGATGTGCCAGAGACTCGGTCAGGAGGCCGTCACCTCCATCGAGTACGACTCGAAGGTCGCCGATCGGGCCAGAAAAGCGATCGCTGAGGTCGGATACGCACCGACCCTGGTCGTGGGTGACGGGCTCCACGGCTATGACGAAAATGCCGAATACGACCGGCTGATCGCCACCTGCTCGGTTCGGACCATCCCTGCGGCATGGATGCGGCAGGTCCGCAAGGGAGGGACCATCACCGCCCCCATATGGGGCTGGATGAGCGGGGTTGCCTTCGCTCACCTGACCTTGGCCGATGAGGGCAGCGCCAGCGGGCACTTCCTCAAGGAGGATCTCTATTTCATGACCGCCCGATCCCACCTGCCGCCGCCGCGACCTCCCCTGGTGACCGGCACCGGAGATGCCAGCCGATCTAAGATCGATCCGGCGATCCTGGAGGACGAGGCGGCCCTGTTCGTCGCCCAGCTCGCCGCACCGGCCGCCCAGCGGTCCATGGTCGGTGACGTAACGATCCTGTTGGATGTCGGCACCGGGTCACGGGCCGACACCAAGCCCAACCCCGACGGCGGATGGACCGTCCACCAGCACGGCCCCGTACGGCTGTGGGATGCGGTAGAGGAAGCCGTCCTGACTTGGCAGGACGCCGGGTCTCCGCATCAGTCGGCGTTCGGGCTCACCGTCACCCGGGATCGCCAGTATGTCTGGCTGGGCGAGCCGAACGGCCGGTCCTGGGACCTGCCCGCCTAG
- a CDS encoding DUF998 domain-containing protein, with amino-acid sequence MTAVQLPAATTPASAPTTRLLLTCAVVSAPLWAVVSLAQAATREGFDLIRHPLSVLSSGSLGWLQITNFLVAGVLTVAGATGLRRAMHGSPGGTWAPRLVLVNGIGMIAAGVFVMDPADGFPVGTPSGMPETLTWHSYGHMASGSIAFIALIAACYVLGRHFSRAGNRGHAVASRVAGTALLLGNGWSMTGGKAGSLTLAVGAITAMLWISVVAVRYRRGL; translated from the coding sequence ATGACCGCCGTCCAGCTTCCCGCCGCCACCACCCCCGCCTCGGCCCCCACCACCCGCTTGCTGCTCACCTGCGCGGTCGTCTCGGCGCCCCTGTGGGCGGTCGTCTCCCTGGCCCAGGCCGCCACCCGTGAGGGCTTCGACCTGATCCGCCATCCGCTGAGCGTGCTGAGCAGCGGCTCCCTCGGCTGGCTGCAGATCACCAACTTCCTGGTCGCCGGCGTCCTGACCGTCGCCGGGGCGACCGGCCTGCGCCGGGCCATGCACGGTTCCCCCGGAGGCACGTGGGCGCCCCGGCTGGTCCTGGTCAACGGCATCGGCATGATCGCCGCGGGGGTCTTCGTCATGGACCCGGCCGACGGCTTCCCCGTCGGCACCCCCTCCGGGATGCCCGAGACGCTCACCTGGCACTCCTACGGCCACATGGCCTCCGGCTCGATCGCCTTCATCGCCCTGATCGCCGCCTGCTACGTCCTGGGCCGCCACTTCAGTCGCGCCGGGAACCGCGGTCATGCCGTCGCCTCCCGCGTCGCCGGCACCGCCCTTCTGCTCGGCAACGGCTGGTCGATGACCGGCGGCAAGGCCGGATCCCTGACCTTGGCCGTCGGCGCCATCACCGCGATGCTCTGGATCTCCGTGGTCGCCGTCCGATACCGTCGCGGCCTCTGA